TGCAAGAGCAAAACCGATAGCGAAGAATGGCCATACTTCACGAGTAGCCATCATGTTGATAACCAAAGCGTAACCAACGGCAACGACCATGGCACCACCGACAGCCATACCACCGTTCAACCAGTCTGGCATTAAACCAAGAGCGTCTTGAACAGCAGAAGCTGGGATAGCGATAAGGAAGGCTGCAGGAACAGCGATACGAAGACCTTGAAGAATAAGGGCAAAGTAGTGAGCGCGTTCAACAGCTGCAATGTTTCCTTCTTTAGCAGCAGCATCTGCAGTGTGAACCAAACCAACTGAGATTGTACGAACAATCATAGTCAAGAAAAGTCCAGCTACGGCAAGAGGGATTGCAGTTGCAGTTGCGACTGCGATACCTTCAGTAGTAAAGTTACCACCTTTAATCATGATAATTG
The window above is part of the Streptococcus sp. Marseille-Q6470 genome. Proteins encoded here:
- a CDS encoding PTS mannose/fructose/sorbose transporter subunit IIC produces the protein MSDISIISAILVVVVAFFAGLEGILDQFQFHQPIVACTLIGLVTGNLEAGVMLGGSLQMIALGWANIGAAVAPDAALASVAAAIIMIKGGNFTTEGIAVATATAIPLAVAGLFLTMIVRTISVGLVHTADAAAKEGNIAAVERAHYFALILQGLRIAVPAAFLIAIPASAVQDALGLMPDWLNGGMAVGGAMVVAVGYALVINMMATREVWPFFAIGFALAAISQLTLIALGVIGVALAFIYLNLSKQGGNGGGGAATSNDPIGDILEDY